In one Bacillus thuringiensis genomic region, the following are encoded:
- the nagA gene encoding N-acetylglucosamine-6-phosphate deacetylase, translating into MKTQIVINAKIYTGQEIVENGFIRYAETIKEIGLMAQYVPQENETVFDATGKIVIPGMIDVHIHGGYDIDAMDANSDGLVTLGKEMLKEGVTTYFPTTMTQAPEAIEAALTAAKEAKEKGAHFEYIHLEGPYVSKKRAGAQPLEHIVPANIEQFKQWQEASGNLIKLVTYAPEEEGALEFEQYLAETGVVGTMGHTDAIDAQLKNRKITHATHLYNQMRGLHHREPGVVGHVLLNPDVMVEVITDGIHIHPDMVKLAYKLKGPKKVSVITDAMRAKGLEDGLYELGGQPVHVKDGSARLEDGTLAGSILKMDQAFRNVIEFTGCSIEDAVLMTSVNQAEEFGLNNKGALAVGKDADFVVMNEDLHVYDTVRLGIHMKEGK; encoded by the coding sequence ATGAAAACGCAAATTGTCATCAATGCCAAAATTTACACAGGTCAAGAAATAGTGGAAAACGGATTTATTCGTTACGCAGAAACCATTAAAGAAATTGGTTTGATGGCTCAATATGTACCACAAGAAAATGAAACTGTTTTTGATGCTACAGGGAAGATTGTAATTCCAGGTATGATCGATGTTCATATTCATGGTGGATACGATATTGATGCGATGGATGCAAATAGCGATGGGTTAGTAACTCTAGGTAAAGAAATGTTAAAAGAAGGGGTTACAACTTACTTCCCAACAACAATGACACAAGCTCCAGAGGCAATTGAAGCAGCGCTAACTGCTGCGAAAGAAGCAAAAGAAAAAGGAGCGCATTTCGAATATATTCACTTAGAAGGACCTTATGTTTCAAAGAAACGTGCAGGTGCACAACCACTTGAACATATCGTTCCTGCAAATATTGAGCAATTTAAACAATGGCAAGAAGCAAGTGGGAATTTAATTAAATTAGTAACATATGCACCAGAAGAAGAGGGAGCATTAGAGTTTGAACAATATCTTGCTGAAACTGGTGTAGTTGGCACAATGGGGCATACAGATGCAATTGATGCACAACTAAAAAATAGAAAGATTACACATGCGACACATTTATACAATCAAATGCGTGGATTACATCACCGTGAACCAGGAGTTGTTGGTCATGTGTTATTAAATCCAGATGTAATGGTTGAAGTAATTACAGATGGTATTCATATTCACCCTGATATGGTGAAATTAGCATATAAGTTAAAAGGACCGAAAAAAGTAAGTGTTATTACTGACGCAATGCGTGCAAAAGGTCTTGAAGATGGATTATATGAGCTTGGCGGACAGCCAGTACATGTAAAAGATGGTAGTGCTCGATTAGAAGATGGAACGTTAGCTGGTAGTATCCTAAAAATGGATCAAGCTTTCCGAAATGTAATTGAATTTACAGGTTGTTCAATCGAAGATGCAGTACTGATGACATCAGTTAACCAAGCAGAAGAGTTTGGATTAAATAATAAAGGTGCATTAGCGGTAGGAAAAGATGCAGACTTTGTTGTGATGAATGAAGATTTACATGTATATGATACGGTTCGTTTAGGAATTCATATGAAGGAAGGGAAGTAA
- a CDS encoding ComEC/Rec2 family competence protein — protein sequence MRGMRIILLLASVLLCFSLNSASAKRYMMSIHTTSPLHMHRQHLSKMKVSFLKVGQGDATLIIMPNGQTMLIDGGPYEAGEVIIQKLIEKGINHLDVIVSTHPDMDHIGGLIPIVEQMPVSLILDSGKTYSSLTYHTYRNNIKKRGIPFVSVKEGQYIPLDPHVSIQVLNNGKSKDENNESSIVLKVRYGKADFLLMGDADVRTENEILKQFDVHADVLKVGHHGSYTSTSETFIKKVEPQFAILSYGSSNPYGHPHQSVVKRLKRHGIMVYRTNKRTVEIETDGEHVMLKSSGLMPLLK from the coding sequence ATGAGAGGTATGCGGATTATTCTATTATTAGCTTCTGTTTTATTATGTTTTTCTTTAAATAGCGCATCAGCTAAAAGGTATATGATGTCTATTCATACTACGTCTCCTTTACATATGCATCGGCAACATCTTAGTAAAATGAAAGTGAGCTTTTTAAAAGTGGGGCAAGGTGACGCAACACTTATTATAATGCCAAATGGACAAACAATGTTAATTGATGGAGGACCTTATGAAGCAGGAGAGGTTATTATTCAGAAATTAATTGAGAAAGGGATTAATCATTTAGATGTAATTGTCAGTACGCATCCCGATATGGATCATATAGGGGGGTTAATTCCAATTGTAGAGCAAATGCCGGTATCGCTTATATTAGATAGTGGAAAAACATATAGTTCTCTTACTTATCATACGTATCGGAATAATATTAAAAAAAGAGGGATACCTTTCGTTTCAGTAAAGGAAGGACAATATATACCGCTGGATCCACATGTTTCTATACAAGTATTAAACAACGGGAAATCAAAAGATGAAAATAATGAATCCTCAATTGTTTTAAAGGTACGATATGGAAAAGCGGATTTTTTATTAATGGGTGACGCGGATGTACGGACAGAAAATGAAATATTAAAACAATTTGATGTGCATGCAGATGTTTTGAAAGTGGGGCATCACGGCTCATATACTTCAACAAGTGAAACGTTTATAAAAAAAGTGGAACCGCAGTTTGCTATTCTGTCGTACGGGAGTAGTAATCCGTATGGACATCCTCATCAAAGTGTAGTAAAGCGCTTGAAAAGGCACGGTATAATGGTATATAGAACAAATAAACGTACAGTAGAAATAGAAACAGATGGTGAACATGTTATGTTAAAATCTAGCGGTTTAATGCCATTGTTGAAGTGA
- the scpB gene encoding segregation/condensation protein ScpB, whose protein sequence is MDRKEQKSIIEGLLFVSGDEGIYPEQIAKVLEIEMNEVINILEEMQQECEGANRGLQIVQYAKVYRFATKKEHASYYQKLMDTPTAASLSQAALETLAIVAYRQPITRTEMEEIRGVKTDKALQTLVSHLLIKEMGRAEGPGRPILYGTTKEFLDTFGLKTLDDLPSLSEENEQMNEADLFFGSLQEISK, encoded by the coding sequence ATGGATAGGAAAGAACAAAAGTCAATTATTGAAGGCCTTTTATTTGTTTCTGGTGATGAAGGGATTTATCCAGAACAAATAGCGAAAGTTCTTGAAATTGAAATGAATGAAGTAATTAATATTTTAGAAGAAATGCAACAAGAATGTGAAGGTGCAAACCGTGGTTTGCAAATTGTACAGTATGCAAAAGTATATCGTTTTGCTACAAAGAAAGAACATGCTTCATATTATCAAAAATTAATGGATACACCAACAGCTGCTTCGCTTTCGCAAGCTGCCCTCGAAACGTTAGCGATTGTTGCATATCGTCAACCAATCACAAGGACTGAGATGGAAGAGATTAGAGGAGTTAAAACCGATAAGGCGTTACAAACGTTGGTTTCCCATTTACTTATAAAAGAAATGGGAAGAGCAGAAGGACCAGGGCGGCCTATTTTATATGGAACAACAAAAGAATTTTTGGACACATTTGGATTGAAAACATTAGATGATTTACCATCGCTTTCTGAAGAGAATGAACAAATGAATGAAGCTGATTTATTCTTCGGTTCCTTACAAGAGATATCGAAATAA
- the scpA gene encoding segregation/condensation protein A, whose product MQYNFKVEAFEGPLDLLLHLIHRYEIDIYNIPVADITEQYLSYVHTMKELQLDVASEYLVMAATLLQIKSKMLLPKHEEDVLDNGDDFIDDPRQELMERLIEYKKYKQVATELKEREQERAQLYTRPPIDFTSLEQEEETSLPLDVTLYDMLAAFQKLMRRKKAKKPVTTRITRQEIPIEQRMTDILKQLKIKGGRQSFYDLFVDDEREIMVVTFLAVLELMKNQQITIEQEHNFDEIFVSSSNKSA is encoded by the coding sequence GTGCAATATAATTTTAAAGTAGAGGCTTTTGAAGGGCCTTTGGATCTATTGTTACATTTAATACATCGTTATGAAATTGATATATATAATATTCCTGTAGCAGATATTACAGAGCAATATTTATCTTATGTGCATACGATGAAAGAACTTCAATTAGATGTTGCAAGTGAGTATTTAGTAATGGCCGCAACGTTATTACAAATTAAAAGTAAGATGTTGTTGCCGAAACATGAAGAAGATGTACTTGATAACGGTGATGATTTTATAGATGATCCTCGTCAAGAATTGATGGAGAGGTTAATTGAATATAAGAAATATAAGCAAGTTGCTACTGAGTTAAAAGAAAGAGAACAAGAAAGAGCACAGCTATATACACGTCCGCCAATTGACTTTACATCGTTGGAACAAGAAGAGGAGACAAGTTTACCTCTTGATGTTACGTTATATGATATGCTAGCAGCATTTCAAAAATTAATGCGCCGTAAAAAGGCAAAAAAACCTGTAACAACACGTATTACTCGTCAAGAAATACCAATTGAACAACGAATGACTGATATTTTAAAGCAGTTAAAAATAAAGGGTGGTCGCCAAAGTTTTTATGATTTGTTTGTTGATGATGAACGTGAAATAATGGTTGTAACATTTTTAGCAGTTCTGGAACTTATGAAAAATCAACAAATCACAATTGAGCAAGAACATAATTTTGATGAAATTTTCGTATCAAGCTCTAATAAATCTGCATAG
- a CDS encoding YjcZ family sporulation protein: MGHVDCGFSGGFALLVVLFILLIIVGAACFC; the protein is encoded by the coding sequence ATGGGTCACGTTGATTGTGGTTTTAGCGGTGGGTTCGCATTACTTGTTGTACTGTTTATTTTACTAATTATTGTAGGAGCAGCTTGCTTCTGCTAA
- a CDS encoding DUF309 domain-containing protein produces MYPTEYIQFLIHFHGDYDYFECHEILEEYWKTKPRGNRDHYLVGLIQIAVSLYHQRRANWNGSTKMMKSAITILEKSGVPLQRLGINQVQLLSLLNERLQSIHKKERFVPLFLPLSDPLLEKQCIELCQKQNLSWKDLNAIPGEYIINKHTLRDRTEVITERYEQLQKRKQR; encoded by the coding sequence ATGTATCCTACCGAATACATACAATTTTTAATTCATTTCCATGGAGATTATGACTATTTTGAATGTCACGAAATACTAGAAGAGTACTGGAAGACAAAACCAAGAGGTAATCGAGATCATTACTTAGTTGGTCTCATTCAAATTGCAGTTTCTTTATACCACCAAAGACGTGCTAACTGGAATGGTTCCACAAAAATGATGAAAAGCGCAATCACAATTTTAGAAAAAAGCGGTGTGCCTTTACAACGTTTAGGAATTAATCAAGTACAACTTCTTTCCTTGCTCAATGAAAGATTGCAATCTATCCATAAAAAAGAACGTTTTGTACCTTTATTTTTACCCTTATCAGATCCATTGTTAGAGAAGCAGTGCATAGAGTTATGTCAAAAACAAAACCTCTCTTGGAAAGACTTGAATGCTATCCCAGGTGAATATATTATAAACAAGCACACTTTGCGTGATCGCACAGAGGTCATTACTGAACGATACGAACAATTACAAAAAAGAAAGCAGAGATAA
- the ribT gene encoding GNAT family N-acetyltransferase RibT — MLIRFKKSYEKIAMGLLSFMPTEKDVKTLQLTMKEYEAKDDWQLYLWKENEDFVGIMGIVKKENHVLEIQHLSVNPSHRHVGIGTKMVQELKSKFLEFTICGNEQTASFCEKCKGLEQNIHS; from the coding sequence ATGTTAATTCGTTTTAAAAAAAGTTATGAAAAAATTGCAATGGGGCTTCTTTCGTTTATGCCAACTGAAAAAGATGTGAAAACATTACAATTGACAATGAAAGAATATGAAGCAAAAGATGATTGGCAATTGTATTTGTGGAAAGAAAATGAAGATTTTGTTGGAATAATGGGGATTGTAAAAAAAGAGAATCATGTATTAGAAATTCAGCATTTGAGTGTGAACCCGTCTCACCGTCATGTGGGGATTGGGACGAAGATGGTTCAAGAGTTAAAGAGTAAATTTCTTGAGTTTACAATTTGCGGAAATGAGCAAACGGCAAGTTTTTGCGAAAAATGTAAAGGGCTAGAACAAAATATACATTCGTGA
- a CDS encoding peptidylprolyl isomerase, with amino-acid sequence MKTLGYILMENGEKIDLEFFPEEAPKTVENFKKLAEQGFYDGVTFHRVIPGFVSQGGDPTGTGAGGPGYSIPCETDGNPHRHLVGSLSMAHAGRNTGGSQFFIVHEPQPHLDGVHTVFGKATSGIETVLKMRQGDVMKEVKVWEE; translated from the coding sequence ATGAAAACTTTAGGATACATATTAATGGAAAACGGTGAAAAAATCGACTTGGAATTTTTCCCAGAAGAAGCACCAAAAACAGTAGAAAACTTTAAAAAATTAGCAGAGCAAGGATTTTATGACGGTGTTACATTCCACCGTGTTATTCCTGGCTTCGTAAGCCAAGGTGGAGACCCAACAGGTACAGGTGCAGGTGGCCCAGGTTACTCTATTCCATGTGAAACTGATGGAAACCCTCATAGACACCTTGTAGGATCACTTTCTATGGCTCACGCTGGCCGTAACACAGGCGGTAGCCAATTCTTTATCGTTCATGAGCCACAGCCACATTTAGATGGTGTTCATACTGTATTCGGTAAAGCAACAAGCGGTATTGAAACAGTATTAAAAATGCGTCAAGGCGATGTAATGAAAGAAGTTAAAGTTTGGGAAGAATAA
- a CDS encoding DUF1002 domain-containing protein — MKTKLLALLLAVTVFMMPTASFADIIEGESIVTLGENLSEQQKQDLLKEMKAPKDATIITVSNAEEHKFLEGIVPKAQIGTRAISSSMITYTKPGSGLIVRSKNINWVTDAMYTNALITAGVKDAEIQITAPFKVSGTAALTGLMKAYETASNKQIPEEVKKVANEEMVQTAQLGDKIGEEKAVQLVAKIKEEIAKEQPKTTEDLRSLIKKIADQLGITLTDEQLDNLVSLFDKMKNLNIDWNQVGSQLNKAKEHVSAFLGSEEGQSFLDKVKDFFSSIIDFVKSLFK, encoded by the coding sequence GTGAAAACGAAATTACTAGCTCTGCTATTAGCTGTAACGGTATTTATGATGCCAACAGCTTCGTTTGCAGACATCATCGAGGGAGAATCAATTGTTACATTAGGAGAGAACTTATCTGAACAACAAAAACAAGATCTGTTAAAAGAAATGAAAGCACCGAAAGATGCTACAATTATTACTGTATCTAATGCGGAAGAACATAAATTTCTAGAAGGCATTGTTCCAAAAGCACAAATTGGTACGAGAGCAATTTCTTCTTCTATGATTACATACACAAAACCAGGATCTGGTCTTATTGTACGATCAAAGAACATTAACTGGGTAACAGATGCAATGTACACTAACGCTTTGATTACAGCAGGTGTAAAAGATGCAGAAATTCAAATTACTGCACCTTTTAAAGTTTCAGGAACTGCAGCTTTAACTGGATTAATGAAAGCATACGAAACTGCGTCCAATAAACAAATTCCTGAAGAAGTTAAAAAAGTAGCGAATGAAGAAATGGTACAAACAGCCCAGCTTGGTGATAAAATTGGTGAAGAAAAAGCAGTTCAACTTGTTGCAAAAATTAAAGAAGAAATTGCAAAAGAACAGCCAAAAACAACAGAAGATTTACGTTCATTAATTAAAAAAATTGCTGATCAACTCGGCATTACATTGACAGATGAACAGTTAGATAACTTAGTATCGTTATTTGATAAAATGAAAAATCTTAATATTGATTGGAATCAAGTTGGTAGTCAATTAAACAAAGCAAAAGAACACGTTTCTGCCTTCTTAGGTTCTGAAGAAGGACAAAGTTTTCTAGATAAAGTGAAAGATTTCTTCTCAAGTATCATTGATTTTGTTAAATCTTTATTCAAGTAA
- a CDS encoding HAD family hydrolase — protein sequence MEGEEDMIKLFVSDLDDTLVYDVNHMQKEDERALCWLAEKGTNICFASGRFTHRIDEVVKRFSFPYYTTGLNGATMLLPDGNLFHESSFENTVAQEIYQYIHKKGLADIVCGNEQRYTKRKNEHHHKFEAYMGVHIAEIEALEEEFGKTVHPAKLFVFGEEEKIVTLDQELRDTFQGEAEVFISGKRYVDIMPRGVSKGSALKRLMDHLQIEANEVACIGDSFNDISMFEVTPHSFTLHHAHPYVKEKANHIVRSVEEAVMKLPLLV from the coding sequence ATGGAAGGGGAAGAGGACATGATTAAATTATTTGTAAGTGATTTAGATGACACGCTCGTTTACGATGTGAATCATATGCAAAAAGAAGATGAACGTGCGCTGTGTTGGTTAGCTGAGAAAGGGACAAATATTTGTTTTGCCTCTGGACGTTTTACACACAGAATTGATGAAGTTGTAAAAAGGTTTTCATTCCCATATTACACAACTGGCTTAAATGGAGCGACAATGTTACTTCCGGATGGGAATTTATTTCATGAATCGAGTTTTGAAAATACGGTTGCCCAGGAAATATATCAATATATACATAAAAAAGGACTAGCGGATATTGTTTGTGGAAATGAGCAGCGATATACAAAAAGGAAGAATGAACATCACCATAAGTTTGAAGCGTATATGGGCGTGCATATTGCTGAAATTGAAGCGTTAGAAGAAGAGTTTGGTAAGACTGTACACCCTGCAAAATTGTTTGTTTTTGGAGAAGAAGAGAAAATTGTGACGTTAGATCAAGAGCTACGAGATACGTTTCAAGGCGAAGCGGAAGTTTTTATATCAGGTAAACGCTATGTTGATATTATGCCAAGAGGGGTGAGTAAGGGGAGTGCTCTAAAGCGACTAATGGACCATTTGCAAATTGAAGCAAATGAAGTTGCTTGTATTGGAGATTCTTTCAATGATATTTCTATGTTTGAAGTAACCCCGCATTCATTTACTCTTCATCATGCCCATCCATATGTAAAGGAGAAAGCAAATCATATAGTGCGTTCGGTTGAAGAGGCTGTTATGAAATTACCGTTACTTGTATAA
- the spoVAF gene encoding spore germination protein SpoVAF, whose translation MTKPKKVDIPISSFISDNENYLKQTAGLGVTYDVGIRKFQILNKEIGVLFVNGLCDTNYIIPILEEAVDTNEIRDVEEDTVKLLENRLIHQQVSKVKTMDEVMLQVLSGLIVIFVEGETEAFAIDVRSYPGRTPTEPDTEKVVRGARDGFVENIVVNTALIRRRIRDPRLRNEMIRVGDRSQTDICITYVQDVANPDLVKIIKQELNNIDVDGITMADKTVEEFVVKQSYNPFPLIRYTERPDVAANHLLEGHVLVLVDTSPSAMITPTTYFHHLQHAEEFRQNPAVGTFLRWVRFLGVLFSLFLLPFWLVFVFDPTLLPENLAFIGPTKMTHLPILLQVIMAEVGLEFLRMAAIHTPTPLSSAAGLISAILIGQIAIDVGLFVPEVILYVAVSMIGAYATPSYELGLGNKVGKLFVIILTGLFQEMGFVIGMTILILFLTSIKSLQTPYLWPFLPFDWGALTKILLRPTMSSLKVRPSIVRPQNVKRQK comes from the coding sequence ATGACGAAGCCTAAAAAAGTGGATATCCCAATTTCATCTTTCATAAGTGATAATGAAAATTACTTAAAGCAAACAGCTGGACTGGGTGTTACATACGATGTTGGCATTCGTAAATTTCAAATTTTAAATAAAGAAATTGGTGTGTTGTTTGTAAATGGACTCTGTGATACGAATTATATTATCCCTATTTTAGAAGAAGCGGTGGATACAAATGAAATAAGGGATGTAGAAGAAGATACAGTGAAGCTTCTAGAGAATCGTTTAATTCATCAACAAGTAAGTAAAGTGAAAACGATGGATGAGGTAATGCTCCAAGTATTATCAGGACTCATCGTTATATTTGTGGAAGGTGAAACGGAAGCGTTCGCAATAGATGTTCGTAGTTATCCAGGGCGGACTCCGACAGAACCAGATACAGAAAAGGTTGTACGTGGTGCAAGGGATGGGTTTGTTGAAAATATCGTTGTAAATACAGCGTTAATTCGTAGAAGAATACGTGACCCACGTCTTCGAAATGAAATGATTAGAGTAGGAGATAGATCGCAAACGGATATTTGTATTACGTATGTACAAGATGTTGCAAATCCGGATTTAGTTAAGATTATAAAACAAGAATTAAATAACATCGATGTCGATGGAATTACGATGGCTGATAAAACAGTGGAAGAATTTGTTGTAAAGCAAAGCTATAACCCATTCCCACTTATTCGATATACAGAAAGACCAGATGTAGCAGCAAATCATTTATTAGAAGGACATGTGTTAGTACTAGTAGATACATCACCGAGTGCTATGATTACTCCAACAACATATTTCCACCACTTACAGCATGCAGAAGAGTTTAGACAAAATCCGGCTGTCGGGACATTTTTACGCTGGGTACGCTTTTTAGGTGTCTTATTCTCCTTATTTTTACTACCGTTTTGGTTAGTGTTTGTATTTGACCCAACTCTTTTACCAGAAAATCTTGCTTTCATCGGACCGACTAAGATGACGCATTTACCAATTTTATTACAGGTAATAATGGCAGAGGTCGGACTTGAATTTCTAAGGATGGCAGCCATTCATACTCCAACGCCGTTATCGTCTGCAGCAGGATTAATTTCTGCCATATTAATTGGTCAAATAGCAATCGATGTAGGTTTGTTTGTACCAGAAGTTATTTTGTATGTTGCGGTTTCTATGATCGGTGCATATGCAACACCGAGTTATGAATTAGGACTCGGAAATAAGGTTGGAAAATTGTTTGTTATTATTTTGACAGGTCTCTTCCAGGAGATGGGATTTGTAATTGGTATGACGATATTAATTTTATTTTTAACGTCTATAAAAAGTTTACAAACACCTTATTTATGGCCGTTTTTACCATTTGATTGGGGCGCGTTAACAAAAATTTTACTCCGTCCAACGATGTCTAGTTTAAAAGTACGACCAAGTATTGTAAGACCTCAAAATGTAAAAAGACAAAAATAA
- a CDS encoding stage V sporulation protein AE: MRRRVVLVTDGDEYAKRTIELLTKEFGGRCISASQSNPTKLTGKKVVELIMQTPYDPVFVMFDDSGFIGEGSGEKALKYVATHKQIDVLGILAVASNTHHWEWARVDVNVDRNGNLTEYGVDKFGLPDGEIGRISGDTIYCLDDLNVPVIVGIGDIGKMCGNDEWERGSPITKKAIQLILERSGFYDEA; this comes from the coding sequence ATGAGACGAAGGGTTGTTTTGGTCACAGATGGAGATGAATATGCAAAGCGGACAATTGAGCTTTTAACGAAGGAATTTGGGGGTAGGTGTATTTCAGCATCACAAAGTAATCCAACCAAATTGACAGGGAAAAAAGTTGTTGAGCTTATTATGCAAACGCCATATGACCCTGTATTTGTCATGTTTGATGACAGTGGATTTATTGGAGAAGGATCTGGTGAAAAGGCTTTAAAATATGTGGCTACCCATAAACAAATTGATGTGCTTGGCATTTTAGCAGTAGCGTCTAATACGCATCATTGGGAATGGGCACGCGTAGATGTAAATGTAGATCGGAACGGGAACTTAACCGAATATGGTGTGGATAAATTTGGACTTCCAGATGGTGAAATTGGCAGAATTAGCGGAGATACAATTTATTGTTTAGACGATTTGAATGTTCCTGTCATCGTTGGAATTGGTGATATTGGTAAGATGTGTGGAAATGATGAATGGGAGAGAGGATCACCAATTACAAAAAAAGCAATTCAATTAATTTTGGAAAGGAGTGGATTTTATGACGAAGCCTAA
- the spoVAE gene encoding stage V sporulation protein AE: MDFIYAFLVGGAICVIGQLLLDFAKLTPAHLMATFVVIGAILDGFGLYDKLIKFAGAGATVPITSFGHSLLHGAMHAAEKHGYLGIGIGMFSLTSAGISAAILFSFFIALICKPKG; the protein is encoded by the coding sequence GTGGACTTTATATACGCATTTCTTGTAGGTGGAGCTATTTGTGTAATTGGGCAACTATTGTTAGATTTCGCAAAGTTAACACCAGCTCATTTAATGGCAACTTTTGTAGTCATCGGAGCAATATTAGATGGATTTGGCTTGTACGATAAACTAATAAAGTTTGCAGGTGCTGGAGCCACAGTCCCTATTACAAGTTTTGGACATTCACTATTGCACGGAGCAATGCATGCAGCAGAAAAACATGGATATTTAGGAATTGGTATTGGCATGTTTAGTTTAACGTCTGCGGGCATTTCCGCAGCGATATTGTTTTCATTTTTTATAGCACTTATATGTAAACCGAAAGGATAA
- the spoVAD gene encoding stage V sporulation protein AD, with the protein MRLTGKQTWVFQNDIYVNATGTAVGPKEAEGPLGKKFDISYDDLHCGEENWELAERRLMSDSIQQAVQKGNIKTSQIDFFLAGDLLNQTVTANYVARKWGIPFLGMFSACATSMETLAVGSAFIDGGFANRVLATVSSHNATAERQFRYPTEYGGQKPGTANSTVTGAGSILISNEKSAIKITAATIGKVQDLGITNPLDMGAAMAPAAAHTIQQHFEDLRRSADDYDLIVTGDLSAVGTPIAKQLLLEEGYDLGHIYNDCGLMIYESSQEEVFAGGSGCACSAVVTYGHLLHEMQKGNLQRIFVVATGALLSPMMMQQKETIPTIAHGVVFERVKGE; encoded by the coding sequence ATGAGGTTGACCGGAAAACAAACGTGGGTATTTCAAAATGATATATATGTAAATGCAACGGGCACTGCTGTCGGTCCGAAAGAAGCTGAGGGCCCTCTTGGAAAAAAATTTGATATTTCATATGATGACTTACATTGTGGAGAGGAAAATTGGGAGCTCGCCGAACGAAGGTTAATGTCGGACTCAATTCAACAAGCAGTGCAAAAAGGGAATATAAAAACATCGCAAATTGATTTCTTTTTAGCGGGAGATTTATTAAATCAAACAGTGACAGCGAATTATGTTGCGCGTAAGTGGGGTATTCCTTTTTTAGGAATGTTTAGCGCTTGTGCGACGTCTATGGAGACTTTAGCAGTTGGCTCAGCTTTTATAGACGGTGGATTTGCAAATCGTGTCTTAGCTACAGTAAGTAGTCATAATGCAACGGCTGAAAGACAATTTCGCTATCCAACAGAGTACGGTGGACAAAAGCCAGGGACAGCAAATTCAACTGTGACTGGTGCAGGATCTATATTAATTAGTAATGAAAAAAGTGCAATTAAAATTACGGCGGCTACAATCGGAAAAGTGCAAGATTTAGGAATCACAAATCCTTTGGACATGGGGGCAGCGATGGCTCCAGCAGCAGCTCATACAATTCAACAGCATTTTGAAGATTTGAGAAGAAGTGCTGATGACTATGATTTGATTGTTACGGGTGATTTATCAGCTGTTGGGACGCCGATTGCGAAACAACTTTTACTTGAGGAAGGTTATGATCTTGGGCATATATACAATGATTGTGGATTGATGATTTATGAATCAAGTCAAGAAGAAGTGTTTGCAGGTGGTAGTGGTTGCGCTTGTTCAGCGGTTGTCACATATGGTCATTTATTACACGAGATGCAAAAAGGGAATTTACAACGAATTTTTGTCGTTGCGACTGGTGCATTATTAAGCCCGATGATGATGCAACAGAAAGAGACGATTCCAACAATTGCACATGGTGTTGTATTTGAGAGAGTTAAAGGAGAGTGA
- the spoVAC gene encoding stage V sporulation protein AC translates to MTSQKLKDDYINKVKKYHPKPNYLLNCIKAFLVGGLICTVGEVLMKLYIHYFHFSEQEAGNPTVATLVLVSAILTGCGVYDKIGQFAGAGSAVPVTGFANSMASAALEHKSEGVVLGIATNMFKLAGSVIVFGVVGAYIIGLIRYTFKIFMS, encoded by the coding sequence ATGACAAGTCAGAAATTGAAGGATGATTACATAAATAAAGTGAAGAAGTATCATCCAAAGCCAAACTATTTACTAAATTGTATCAAAGCATTTCTTGTAGGTGGACTCATTTGCACAGTTGGAGAAGTATTGATGAAATTGTATATACATTATTTTCACTTCAGTGAACAAGAGGCAGGAAACCCAACTGTTGCAACTCTTGTTTTAGTATCAGCGATTTTAACAGGATGTGGTGTATATGATAAAATCGGTCAATTTGCTGGAGCAGGATCAGCGGTACCGGTAACAGGATTTGCAAATTCTATGGCGAGCGCTGCCTTAGAACATAAGAGCGAAGGGGTTGTTCTAGGGATTGCTACAAATATGTTTAAATTGGCAGGAAGTGTGATTGTATTTGGAGTTGTTGGTGCATATATCATTGGGTTAATAAGGTATACCTTTAAAATTTTTATGTCTTAA